From Cervus elaphus chromosome 33, mCerEla1.1, whole genome shotgun sequence, the proteins below share one genomic window:
- the WIPF1 gene encoding WAS/WASL-interacting protein family member 1, with amino-acid sequence MPVPPPPAPPPPPTFALANTEKPSLSKSEQAGRNALLSDISKGKKLKKTVTNDRSAPILDKPKGAAAGGGGGGGSYGGGGGGGGGSFGGGGPPGLGGLFQAGMPKLRSTANRENESGGSRPPILPPGGRATSAKPFTPPSGAGRFPVPPAGHRSGPPELQRNRMPPPRPEVGAKPDNLPPPVPNTPRPSQSSLHNRGSPLVSGAPRQPSPGLTPPPFPGNRGAAFGGGSIRQTPSGSSTPFSNRPPLPPTPSRALDDKPPPPPPPVGNRPAIHREPVPPPPPQNSKPPVPSAPRPSSSSQAPPPPPPSRPGPPPLPPVSTGSGDEIPRLPQRNVSLSSSSAPPLPSPGRSGPLPPPPNERPPPPVRDPPGRSGPLPPPPPMNRNGSTSRALPATPQLPSRSGIDSSPRSGPRPPLPPERPGTGAPPPPPPSTSIRNGFQDSSCEDEWESRFYFHPISDLPPPEPYVPTTKSYPSKLARNESRSGSNRRERGAPPLPPIPR; translated from the exons ATGCCCGTCCCGCCCCCTCCAGCGCCCCCGCCTCCGCCCACATTTGCTCTG GCCAATACAGAAAAGCCTTCCTTGAGTAAGTCAGAGCAGGCTGGGAGAAATGCTCTGCTTTCTGACATCAGCAAAGGGAAGAAACTAAAGAAGACAGTCACCAATGACAGAAGTGCACCAATATTggaca AACCTAAAGGagctgctgctggtggtggtggtggcggcggcAGCTATGGCGGAGGTGGTGGAGGAGGTGGTGGAAGTTTTGGAGGAGGTGGACCACCCGGTTTGGGAGGACTGTTCCAGGCTGGAATGCCGAAGCTGAGATCCACAGCCAACAGGGAGAATG aGTCCGGAGGAAGCCGACCCCCAATCTTGCCACCTGGAGGAAGAGCCACATCCGCCAAACCTTTCACACCCCCAAGCGGCGCAGGGAGGTTCCCCGTGCCTCCTGCAGGCCACAGAAGCGGACCCCCAGAGCTTCAGAGGAACCGAATGCCTCCGCCGAGGCCCGAAGTGGGCGCAAAGCCTGATAACCTACCCCCTCCAGTGCCTAATACGCCAAGACCCAGTCAGTCAAGTCTGCACAACCGGGGGTCCCCCCTAGTGTCGGGGGCCCCCCGGCAGCCCAGTCCTGGGCTgacccctccccctttccccgGAAACCGAGGTGCTGCTTTCGGAGGAGGCTCCATCCGTCAGACCCCCTCAGGCTCTTCCACGCCTTTCTCCAATAGGCCTCCCCTGCCTCCTACTCCGAGCAGGGCCTTGGATGACAAGCCCCCTCCTCCGCCTCCCCCGGTGGGCAACAGGCCGGCCATCCACAGGGAGCCTGTGCCGCCGCCTCCCCCTCAGAACAGCAAGCCCCCTGTGCCGTCCGCCCCGCGGCCTTCCTCCTCCTCGCAGGCCCCGCCGCCTCCGCCCCCCAGCCGGCCCGGCCCTCCTCCGCTGCCCCCCGTGTCCACTGGCAGTGGCGACGAAATCCCGAGGCTCCCGCAGAGGAATGTGTCCCTGTCGTCGTCGTCGGCGCCTCCCTTACCTTCACCAGGACGGTCAGGCCCTCTTCCGCCCCCGCCCAATGAGAGACCTCCTCCTCCTGTGAGGGACCCACCGGGCAGATCAG gcCCTCTCCCACCACCTCCTCCAATGAACAGAAATGGCAGCACATCTCGGGCCCTGCCCGCCACCCCTCAGTTGCCGTCCAGGAGTGGAATAGATTCTAGTCCCAGAAGTGGGCCCCGGCCTCCTCTTCCTCCCGAAAGGCCTGGCACTGGGgcacctcccccacctccaccatcaACATCAATTAGAAATGGCTTCCAAGATTCTTCATGTGAAG ATGAGTGGGAAAGCAGATTCTACTTCCATCCGATTTCTGATTTGCCACCTCCAGAGCCATATGTACCAACAACCAAAAGTTATCCCAGTAAACTGGCGAGAAATGAAAGCCGGA GTGGATCTAACCGAAGAGAGAGGGgtgccccaccccttcctcccatcccGAGGTGA